A window of Scylla paramamosain isolate STU-SP2022 chromosome 36, ASM3559412v1, whole genome shotgun sequence genomic DNA:
cagactcacacacacattttattgttgtgctgttgttgctgatgctactgttattattgtcaaATATGTTTCTTAGTCTTGtataattcttctttttcttgttgttgttgttggtgttatttttataataataataacaataataataataataataatgattattattattattattattattattattattattattattattattattattattattattattgttattatatgtGCAtcgttttttatctttttaatcaTTACTTTATTTTAATTGTATTATTGTCGCTATTCCGCTTCTTATTAGTTATCATCATAGTATCAATCTTCTCTATGCTCTTGTTCtacttcttcttactcttctttatcctactattattatcattattattattattattattattattattattattactatctacGAGTATGCTTCTACTCTTATAAAATGTCGTCAAGTCTGTCGCTGATAGCCAAGGAACTTAAGGAAAATCCTTCCTGATAGCCCAGCACGCACcgcgatgacacacacacacacacaacacacacacacacacacacacacacacacacacacacacacacacacacacacattattgttgttgtcattggcattgttattgttgttattatcatcattatcatttacacaatatttattcttcatattactaatattattgtcttttttttagctattatatatatatatatatatatatatatatatatatatatatatatatatatatatatatatatatatatatatatatatatatatatatatatatatatatatatatatatatatatatatatatatatatatatatatatatatatatatatgttacggccattttggaaaattggtcgttttacaaaattgccggtcattatgcaaaaagaccaaattcgtggtcacattgcaaaatgacctaaatttctcaacattttgcaaaacgaccaagattttggtcagtttacaaaataaacagtatttttgTTGGTCCGTTTACAAAATCTCCATACAGTAAGCagccagatggaaaaaaaagcgagggaatgataaaacgttACAGTTGCAGTACATAACCAATGAGTATGCTTAACTGTCCTTATTTTAGGTTCAGCTaatcatctcacacacacacacacacacacacacacacacacaaagttcgaACCACTTctttttgaacacacacacacacacacacacacacacacacacacacacatttatcgcACAGCTGGATTTCCCCCTGAACTCATATGagtatgtcacccttgttaatCTTCGTTCAATCTCTGCTGGCCTCGCTGCCACTCTCTCCTGTAAATTATCTCTTATGATATTGGTTCAtttactggtttgtcattcactcTTGTATGTGTAGGCGCCGTCATCGAAGGGCAGGTAAGATAGATTAGTTAGCTTGTgtagaaaatagaaatgataagtgatgaaattaatggaaaagcATGTGACAAAGGGATGACTAAAGGATAGGCGGGAAAGGGAGATATTGGTTCAtttactggtttgtcattcacttTTGCAAATTACTGGTTCATTGCTGGTCGATCATTCACTTAAtatcctcccccctcttcccccccctctctctccacaatagTAATGGGAGCTGACTGTTGATACTGTGGTCAGTCAGGCACTGCTGAAAGCCAGGAGAAGACGACCAACGTAGTGTTACTCCCAgtactttgtgtgtattttattataCTCTGGAAATCTGTAcaatggaaaatagaaaaactgaTTTTTATTCAAAGCTGATAGCGGCTGAGGAGAAGAAGGCATCAAATACTTCGAGTTTGTTGTACAGAAATGAATGCGAACAAATTATGAATCGCTTGGATGAACTTAAACGTGTTAACATTAAAAAGACTCAGAAAGACTATCGTTTGTTACGAAAGTATGAAATCCTTGAAGTCACAGTTGAAGGTATCACCGTTAAGAAATTGCAGAAAAAGGGAACTAATCTTAGATTCGTATGCGCTGAAGATGTGTTCGATGTGATCGATGCTATTCATCGTGCACGTGGGCATGGAGGTAGAACTATTGTCTTTAGggaaacaagtgaaaaatatgCCAATGTTTCAAGATCCCAAATTGAGTTGTATTTACAGTTCTGTGAGGAGTGTCATCTGAAAAAAAGCACTGTACGCAAGTCTGTGACTGTGAAGCCAATTGTATCCAACAGTATGAACTCACGAGCTCAGGTTAGTAAACAAGCACTGGTTAAGCCCGTTGATAGTAATTTCATTATTGCCATGGCTTGTTGTCAGAGGGGAGTCTTTAATACCCTTGCTTTTGTTTACGATtgcaaatatattattattatctagcaATATTACATAATCTTTTTTGATGTTCTGTCTATTTGTAGGTCGACTTGATCGATATGCAGAGCCAGCCAGATGGAAAACATCGTTTCATTCTGAACTACCAGGATCACTTGACGAAGATGGTGTGTCTTCGGGCTCTACAGACGAAAACTGCTGAAGAGGTTGCTTTCCACCTCGTTGATATATTCTGTGACAAAGGAGCCCCCCATATCCTGCAGTCTGACAATGGAAGAGAATTCTCAAATAAGGTAAAGAACAAATGAtttatgtaaatctctctctctctctctctctctctctctctctctctctctctctctctctctctctctctctctctctctctttaaaactcACAACATAGCAATATTGGAGTTAATGAATCACCCTGTATATGACAAAACCTGATATACGCTTTTCAATTTTCAGCTTGTCAAGGAAGTTCTGATGATGTGGCCAGAGTGCAAGATGGTTCATGGCAAACCACGACATTCCCAATCGCAGGGCTCGGTGGAACGTGCCAACAGGGATATTGAAGCCATTCTCGCATGTTGGATGAAGGACAACAACTCTACACAATGGTCACAGGGACTGCGCTTTGTCCAGTGGAAGAAAAATACCCGCTTTCACTCCGGAATTGGAAGGACACCATATGAGGCCATGTATGGACAGAAGGCTCGTCTTGGTGTTGACGCAAATTCTGTACCAGAGGAAGTCCTGGACGGTATGCAGACGGAGGAGCAGCTTGCAGAGGCACTAGGTGTTGTCAATGAGGTCAcagacacagaggaggaagagacaggtgttgaaaagcaagaagaagcaTCTGCTGTCATTAACTGCATCTCCTGT
This region includes:
- the LOC135090831 gene encoding KRAB-A domain-containing protein 2-like; this encodes MENRKTDFYSKLIAAEEKKASNTSSLLYRNECEQIMNRLDELKRVNIKKTQKDYRLLRKYEILEVTVEGITVKKLQKKGTNLRFVCAEDVFDVIDAIHRARGHGGRTIVFRETSEKYANVSRSQIELYLQFCEECHLKKSTVRKSVTVKPIVSNSMNSRAQVDLIDMQSQPDGKHRFILNYQDHLTKMVCLRALQTKTAEEVAFHLVDIFCDKGAPHILQSDNGREFSNKLVKEVLMMWPECKMVHGKPRHSQSQGSVERANRDIEAILACWMKDNNSTQWSQGLRFVQWKKNTRFHSGIGRTPYEAMYGQKARLGVDANSVPEEVLDGMQTEEQLAEALGVVNEVTDTEEEETGVEKQEEASAVINCISCGKRYFGLNVCNVCENPCHSNTPCSMRNNDADESVLCSICSRSQSIHTEQMKSNIEQQKQAQKMIDNSVKRFQPAKVGETVMVPVRLVDRGRAEFPNVKAVVFQALDNGTYKLGTKHGLLKQVYTRNQFTPCLEKFLSLDDVVQEREVSLREVAIAESMGQGQGFAKCSCTKSCMTRRCKCLKNSVLCNSRCKCSASCSNKVDTQ